One window of the Ureibacillus sp. FSL W7-1570 genome contains the following:
- the istB gene encoding IS21-like element helper ATPase IstB encodes MEQMIKEYAKRLKLSWIPANYHTIHAETNEEFLLKLFEREVQHRDERRINLLLKQATLPKIPNKPYDWREIQLAPGITKDYILEGEFTKNQENLIFYGGVGTGKTFLSTLIALNLMKKQGKRVKFYTAASIVNALLEANEKGDLGKFLNQIEKLDLLILDELGYIPLHKQGAELLFQVISMCYETKSIIVTTNLPFSQWNNVFGDPILTEAVIDRLIHHSHLIIFNGESHRYKDSISQR; translated from the coding sequence ATGGAACAAATGATTAAGGAATATGCCAAAAGACTAAAATTAAGCTGGATTCCAGCCAATTACCATACCATCCATGCGGAAACAAATGAGGAATTTTTACTGAAGCTGTTTGAACGAGAAGTGCAGCATCGAGATGAGAGAAGGATAAATTTACTACTAAAACAGGCGACATTGCCGAAAATTCCAAATAAACCTTATGATTGGCGGGAGATTCAACTAGCCCCAGGCATCACAAAAGATTATATTTTAGAAGGTGAGTTTACGAAAAATCAGGAAAACCTTATCTTCTATGGCGGAGTGGGAACCGGTAAAACATTCCTTTCCACTCTCATCGCCCTCAATTTGATGAAAAAACAAGGAAAAAGAGTGAAGTTCTATACGGCCGCCTCCATTGTCAATGCTTTATTGGAGGCCAATGAAAAAGGTGACCTTGGTAAATTTCTCAATCAAATCGAAAAGTTGGATCTCTTGATTCTTGATGAATTGGGCTATATTCCATTGCATAAACAGGGGGCAGAGTTATTATTTCAAGTTATTTCCATGTGTTATGAAACCAAAAGCATCATTGTGACAACCAATTTACCGTTTAGCCAATGGAATAATGTCTTTGGCGATCCCATTTTAACAGAGGCCGTCATTGATCGGCTGATTCATCATTCTCATTTAATCATCTTCAATGGTGAAAGTCACCGATACAAAGACTCAATCTCTCAACGTTAA